One Halomonas sp. THAF5a genomic region harbors:
- a CDS encoding glycosyltransferase family 2 protein, translating to MKSPTISVIVPAYNVAAYVRESLQSLAGQTVLPDEVIIIDDGSLDETLDVIKAFPHPYPVRILSTENRGQGPARNMGISLSRGDYVYFFDADDILSPEFVGAMKDIVEKSAFPDIVFFSGDSFRDHVAVPHAVVDYRRGFSGAFHAPLDLLRAFDAVKRISCSPCLYLSRRSLWVETPLAFIEHYHEDEHILYPLILSAASYLVADDCYFSRRVRHGSTMMLTKSARHLLGYRETIRSLLQLHRDPVAPEVKPFIRSRAVHFMKKYIFHATRNGIAMDVGFLVSTILGLRSVELLAYVIYRGGEALPRAMIRRVLGAPSGVQA from the coding sequence ATGAAAAGCCCTACCATCAGTGTGATCGTTCCTGCGTATAACGTCGCCGCCTATGTTCGGGAGTCCCTGCAATCCCTGGCCGGACAGACCGTCCTCCCGGATGAGGTGATCATCATCGACGACGGGAGTCTCGATGAAACATTGGATGTGATCAAGGCGTTTCCCCATCCATACCCTGTCAGGATCCTGTCGACCGAAAATCGAGGACAGGGGCCCGCGCGCAACATGGGGATCTCCTTGTCACGTGGTGACTACGTTTACTTTTTTGATGCCGATGACATCCTGTCGCCGGAGTTTGTGGGAGCGATGAAGGATATCGTCGAGAAGAGCGCCTTCCCGGATATCGTCTTCTTCTCCGGAGATAGCTTCCGTGACCATGTGGCCGTACCACATGCGGTGGTGGACTACCGAAGGGGGTTCAGTGGCGCCTTTCATGCTCCACTGGATCTGCTTCGGGCCTTCGATGCGGTCAAGCGGATCTCGTGCAGCCCTTGCCTGTATCTTTCGAGGCGCAGCCTGTGGGTGGAGACCCCGCTGGCGTTTATCGAGCATTACCATGAGGACGAGCATATCCTCTATCCTTTGATCCTCTCCGCCGCTTCTTACCTCGTCGCCGACGACTGCTATTTCTCGCGCCGAGTGCGACACGGCTCCACGATGATGCTGACCAAGAGTGCCCGACACCTTCTGGGATACCGCGAGACCATCCGCTCGCTTCTCCAGCTTCATCGAGACCCGGTGGCTCCTGAGGTCAAACCGTTCATCCGCTCCCGTGCGGTGCATTTCATGAAGAAATACATCTTTCATGCCACGCGAAACGGTATCGCCATGGATGTCGGGTTCCTGGTGTCAACCATCCTGGGGTTGCGAAGTGTCGAATTGCTCGCCTATGTGATCTATCGCGGCGGTGAGGCCCTTCCGCGAGCCATGATCCGAAGGGTCCTCGGCGCTCCTTCAGGCGTCCAGGCCTAA
- a CDS encoding glycosyltransferase family A protein — MPLFSLVMPVYNKAATLTSSLACLYGQTCRLFEIIAVDDGSTDGSLEILRDAESRGGLRLLQRHEPGPGGYAARNYGAEHARGEWLVFFDADDLVVFDHLSRFAHAIKANPGIDLFVNGYQKLEGDKRLPRVGLRFEGVMSRRDALSAFARCDFIHMNGACLRRDRFLRLGGFPAGCYRRGGDVYFWLKALCELDAIHYDPAVTSLWQLQYSGVTRNPDNLRAIHPAAGLPVEYAGRLRWNERRQLHAAVNRKVLSWAVEKKRQGRSVTADLGALRWDGMSLRAFYHLISLMLPDTFFTHMHPPTRRVASQAGKEER; from the coding sequence ATGCCGCTGTTTTCCCTTGTCATGCCCGTCTACAACAAGGCGGCGACACTGACCTCTTCCCTGGCGTGCCTCTACGGGCAGACGTGCCGCCTCTTCGAGATCATCGCCGTCGACGACGGCTCTACCGATGGCTCGCTCGAGATCCTGCGTGATGCCGAGAGCCGGGGGGGGCTGCGGTTACTGCAGCGTCATGAACCGGGCCCTGGGGGATATGCCGCTCGCAACTACGGGGCCGAGCATGCCAGAGGCGAGTGGCTGGTGTTCTTCGATGCCGATGACCTCGTCGTGTTCGATCATCTTTCACGATTTGCCCACGCCATCAAGGCTAACCCCGGGATAGACCTGTTCGTGAACGGATACCAGAAGCTCGAGGGGGACAAGCGGCTGCCACGGGTGGGGCTGCGCTTCGAGGGGGTCATGTCGCGCCGTGACGCCCTTAGTGCGTTCGCGCGCTGTGATTTCATCCACATGAACGGGGCGTGCCTGCGTCGTGATCGCTTCCTGAGGTTGGGAGGATTTCCCGCCGGTTGTTACCGGCGGGGAGGGGACGTCTACTTCTGGCTGAAGGCGCTGTGCGAACTCGATGCCATCCATTATGACCCCGCGGTGACCAGCCTGTGGCAGCTTCAGTACAGCGGCGTCACGCGAAACCCTGACAACCTGCGGGCTATCCATCCGGCGGCCGGCCTGCCGGTGGAATACGCCGGGCGGCTTCGCTGGAACGAGAGGCGCCAACTGCATGCCGCGGTTAACCGCAAGGTGCTCTCCTGGGCCGTGGAGAAGAAGCGCCAGGGCCGGTCCGTGACGGCGGATCTTGGTGCCCTGAGGTGGGACGGTATGAGCCTGCGTGCCTTCTACCATCTGATCTCACTGATGTTGCCCGATACCTTCTTTACCCACATGCATCCCCCTACGCGGCGAGTCGCCTCGCAGGCGGGAAAGGAGGAGCGATGA
- a CDS encoding adenylyltransferase/cytidyltransferase family protein: MMSRPVITYGTFDMFHIGHLNLLRRIAALGDRLIVAVSSDEFNAGKGKRTLIPFEQRAEIVRSIRFVDEVIPETSWEQKLDDVKRYGVSTFAIGDDWQGHFDFLAPHCRVVYLPRTEGVSTTELKRSLNRFCSVSREDVLHAFDVLEQLRKDFG, from the coding sequence ATGATGAGTCGACCAGTGATTACCTATGGCACCTTCGACATGTTTCATATCGGTCACCTGAACCTGCTGCGCCGCATCGCGGCGCTGGGCGACCGACTGATCGTGGCCGTGTCCTCGGATGAGTTCAATGCCGGTAAGGGAAAACGGACCTTGATTCCGTTCGAGCAGCGTGCCGAGATCGTGCGATCGATCCGCTTCGTCGACGAGGTCATTCCCGAGACGAGCTGGGAGCAGAAACTCGACGACGTGAAGCGCTATGGGGTGAGCACCTTTGCCATCGGTGACGATTGGCAGGGGCACTTCGACTTTCTCGCTCCGCATTGCCGGGTGGTCTACCTGCCGCGCACCGAGGGGGTGTCGACCACCGAGCTGAAGCGCTCGTTGAACCGTTTCTGCAGCGTATCCCGCGAGGATGTCCTGCATGCCTTCGATGTCCTGGAGCAGTTGCGCAAGGACTTCGGGTGA
- a CDS encoding CDP-glycerol glycerophosphotransferase family protein: MRSYLLRLMHQVAWLPMCLPALLWPRDPRLWVFGAWHGRQYADNTGHLYRHVRDHEPALRGVWLTHDAEVVRQVRQEGGEAAMAYSLQGILLSLRAGRVLVTHSAEDVNSHASLGAELVNLTHGTPLKRMGRDARSRRIGHLTACFDRYLKRLLPGKRRANRVLVASAVGRERMASAYGLDPARVMALGYPRWDAFRTDARALLARHGIETRSCAGILLYAPTVRMQGQGVLDLAQGGALAALRSWLERERLLLLIRGHASLCMRGLDELIREGRCIREVPVTQFPDVNALLPAVDMLITDYSSVMYDYACLERPIVLMAPDLETYLDQDVGIYGDYTEDAPGPVITRWTQLPVAWAELQSGLHADRLKAFVDRHAALYDTEVCSRVVACLNERDTRLASEVT; the protein is encoded by the coding sequence ATGAGATCCTATCTGTTGCGTCTGATGCACCAGGTCGCCTGGTTGCCCATGTGCCTGCCGGCGCTGTTATGGCCCCGTGACCCACGTCTCTGGGTCTTCGGCGCCTGGCACGGCAGGCAGTATGCCGACAACACCGGCCACCTCTACCGCCATGTGCGGGACCATGAGCCAGCCCTGCGTGGCGTGTGGCTGACCCATGATGCCGAAGTGGTGCGCCAGGTGCGCCAGGAAGGCGGCGAAGCGGCCATGGCTTACTCGCTGCAGGGGATCCTGTTGTCGCTGAGGGCCGGGCGGGTGCTCGTCACCCACTCGGCCGAAGACGTCAATTCCCATGCGTCTCTGGGCGCAGAGCTTGTCAACCTGACCCATGGGACACCGCTCAAGCGCATGGGGCGCGATGCACGATCTCGACGCATCGGCCACCTGACGGCCTGTTTCGATCGTTACCTCAAGCGCCTGCTGCCCGGCAAGCGACGTGCCAATCGTGTGCTGGTCGCCTCGGCCGTGGGGCGGGAGCGGATGGCCTCGGCATACGGCCTGGACCCTGCACGGGTGATGGCCTTGGGCTATCCCCGCTGGGATGCCTTTCGCACCGATGCCAGGGCACTGCTTGCACGGCATGGCATAGAGACACGCTCCTGTGCCGGTATCCTGCTGTACGCCCCGACCGTCCGGATGCAGGGGCAGGGCGTGCTCGATCTGGCTCAGGGCGGCGCGCTGGCGGCATTGCGGTCCTGGCTGGAGCGAGAGCGTCTGCTTCTCTTGATACGCGGGCACGCCTCCTTGTGCATGCGAGGCCTCGATGAACTGATACGGGAGGGGCGCTGCATCCGAGAGGTTCCGGTGACCCAGTTCCCGGATGTCAACGCACTGCTGCCGGCCGTCGACATGCTGATCACCGACTATTCGAGCGTGATGTATGACTACGCCTGCCTGGAGCGACCGATCGTGCTGATGGCGCCGGATCTCGAGACCTACCTGGATCAAGACGTGGGCATCTACGGAGATTACACCGAGGACGCGCCTGGCCCTGTGATTACCCGCTGGACACAGTTGCCGGTGGCCTGGGCCGAGCTCCAGTCAGGCCTCCATGCGGACAGGCTGAAGGCCTTTGTCGATCGGCATGCGGCGCTCTACGATACCGAAGTCTGCAGCCGAGTCGTCGCGTGCCTGAACGAGCGAGATACGAGACTGGCATCTGAAGTGACCTGA
- a CDS encoding sugar-transfer associated ATP-grasp domain-containing protein, which produces MKGKTYDATLVFRNKLYVNSLLAYSGLPVCEDLGIIEAGQVRRLDGQAVAFADRLRAGGGGLFVKPVMGTGGRRCALIRSVDDPRISDYLTSTGPYLLQRPLTQHPAMSALYPGSINTVRIVTVSRAQGEPVPYCAVLRIGCKGSLVDNWTSGGLVANLDVESGRVVSPGFRKKPFAAIQYHPDTGTSIEGFEVPHLQRMAEVATRAHRLFPFASSLGWDLACVDSGAVILEVNHDWGANLHRLFDRSFDRHFLSAAVGA; this is translated from the coding sequence GTGAAGGGGAAGACCTATGACGCCACCCTGGTGTTTCGCAACAAGCTGTACGTGAACTCGTTGCTCGCCTATTCCGGCCTGCCCGTCTGTGAAGACCTGGGGATCATCGAAGCGGGTCAGGTGCGGCGACTGGATGGGCAGGCTGTGGCATTCGCGGATCGCTTGCGGGCAGGAGGGGGAGGCCTGTTCGTCAAGCCCGTGATGGGGACTGGAGGAAGGCGGTGCGCGCTGATCCGCAGCGTGGACGACCCGAGGATATCCGATTACCTGACCTCCACCGGTCCCTACCTGTTGCAAAGACCTCTGACGCAGCACCCGGCGATGAGTGCCCTGTATCCCGGGTCGATCAATACGGTCAGGATCGTCACCGTATCGCGTGCTCAGGGTGAACCGGTTCCGTATTGTGCCGTCCTGCGTATCGGTTGTAAGGGTTCCCTGGTCGATAACTGGACGTCGGGCGGCCTGGTGGCCAACCTCGATGTCGAGTCCGGCCGGGTGGTATCGCCCGGTTTCAGGAAGAAGCCCTTCGCCGCCATCCAGTATCATCCGGATACCGGTACCAGCATCGAAGGTTTCGAAGTGCCTCACCTGCAACGGATGGCCGAGGTGGCGACCCGGGCACACCGCCTGTTTCCTTTCGCCTCATCGCTCGGCTGGGACCTCGCCTGCGTGGACTCTGGCGCGGTGATCCTCGAGGTGAATCACGACTGGGGAGCGAATCTCCATCGTCTCTTCGATAGGTCATTCGATCGACATTTCCTGTCTGCTGCCGTGGGGGCATGA
- a CDS encoding TerB family tellurite resistance protein, which yields MLDSIQRFFNDMMTAGDRPGEPAISLELATAALLFEVVLADYRLDDSEVDLLRELLQRRFALEDAELEELLHLARREAESAVDHYRFVSLVKEHCDYGQRCELVRMMWSLSLADGERHHLEEHRIRRLSDLLHVGHADYIHAKLRVQEEGSR from the coding sequence ATGCTCGATTCAATACAGCGCTTCTTCAACGACATGATGACGGCCGGCGATCGTCCCGGTGAGCCGGCGATCTCGCTGGAGCTGGCCACGGCGGCCCTGCTCTTCGAGGTAGTGCTGGCCGACTACCGTCTCGATGACAGCGAGGTCGACCTGCTGCGTGAGCTGCTGCAGCGGCGCTTCGCGCTGGAAGACGCCGAGCTCGAGGAGCTGCTGCACCTCGCGCGCCGGGAGGCCGAATCCGCCGTGGACCACTACCGCTTCGTCAGCCTGGTCAAGGAGCACTGCGATTACGGGCAGCGCTGCGAGCTGGTGCGCATGATGTGGTCGTTGTCGCTGGCCGATGGGGAGCGGCACCACCTGGAGGAGCATCGCATCCGCCGCCTGAGCGATCTGCTGCATGTCGGCCACGCCGACTACATTCACGCCAAGCTCAGGGTTCAGGAGGAGGGCTCGCGCTGA
- a CDS encoding FAD-binding oxidoreductase, whose translation MAREIAVVGAGMVGVSVAWHLARRGRSVTLVDRRAPGRETSFGNAGIIQREAVRPYAFPRDLATLLRVLPNRQVDIRYRPGGMLQAAGPLLRYWHNSAKARYQQIVPEYASLIGLSLEAHVPMIEAAGAERLVRREGWLEVYRTAAGLEARAAAAREDEQRFGIRHRVLDAAELAAFEPCLAEGLAGAIHWQDPWTVADPGALVQAYAESVEAEGGHILQAEVTGIERHGSGWRLATDQGALDADELVMAMGPWSRDWLGRLGIEIPLFVKRGYHMHYADAGGATLRHWVMDAEVGYVLAPMQAGVRLTTGAELERLDAPPHLAQLDAAEQAARGLVPLGERVEAEPWKGARPCTSDMKPVIGPAPGQPGLWLALGHGHQGFTLGPATGRLLGQMMDGETPEIDMAPFRVDRF comes from the coding sequence ATGGCGCGTGAGATAGCGGTGGTGGGAGCCGGAATGGTCGGGGTGTCGGTGGCCTGGCACCTCGCCCGGCGAGGGCGTTCGGTGACCCTGGTCGATCGGCGGGCGCCGGGACGCGAGACCTCGTTCGGCAACGCCGGCATCATCCAGCGCGAGGCGGTGCGCCCCTACGCTTTCCCGCGCGATCTCGCCACCCTGTTGCGCGTGCTGCCCAATCGCCAGGTGGACATCCGCTATCGCCCCGGCGGCATGCTGCAAGCGGCTGGGCCGCTGCTGCGCTACTGGCACAACTCCGCCAAGGCCCGCTACCAGCAGATCGTCCCGGAGTACGCCTCGCTGATCGGGCTGTCGCTGGAGGCCCACGTCCCGATGATCGAGGCCGCCGGTGCCGAGCGCCTGGTGCGTCGAGAAGGCTGGCTGGAGGTCTATCGCACCGCGGCCGGCCTGGAGGCGCGCGCCGCCGCCGCGCGCGAAGACGAGCAGCGCTTCGGCATCCGCCATCGCGTACTCGACGCCGCCGAACTGGCCGCCTTTGAGCCTTGCCTGGCCGAGGGCCTCGCCGGGGCCATCCACTGGCAGGATCCCTGGACGGTCGCCGACCCTGGCGCCCTAGTCCAGGCCTATGCCGAAAGCGTCGAAGCAGAGGGGGGGCACATACTGCAAGCCGAGGTGACGGGTATCGAACGCCACGGCAGCGGCTGGCGCCTCGCGACCGACCAGGGGGCGCTCGACGCCGATGAGCTGGTGATGGCGATGGGCCCCTGGTCGCGCGACTGGCTGGGCAGGCTGGGGATCGAGATCCCGCTGTTCGTCAAGCGCGGCTACCACATGCACTACGCCGACGCGGGGGGGGCGACGCTTCGCCACTGGGTCATGGATGCCGAGGTCGGCTATGTGCTGGCGCCGATGCAGGCGGGTGTCCGGTTGACCACCGGGGCAGAGCTGGAGCGGCTCGATGCGCCACCGCACCTGGCGCAGCTGGACGCGGCGGAACAGGCCGCCCGGGGGCTGGTGCCGCTGGGCGAGCGCGTGGAGGCCGAGCCCTGGAAGGGCGCGCGCCCCTGCACGTCCGACATGAAGCCGGTGATCGGCCCGGCGCCTGGGCAGCCAGGGCTCTGGCTGGCCCTCGGCCACGGCCACCAGGGCTTTACCCTGGGGCCGGCGACCGGGCGGCTGCTCGGCCAGATGATGGATGGCGAGACCCCGGAGATCGACATGGCGCCGTTCCGGGTCGATCGGTTCTGA
- the pyrC gene encoding dihydroorotase — protein sequence MNSITLTRPDDWHLHLRDDDVLSAVVAATARQMGRAIIMPNLKPPVTTTEQALAYRERILAALPAGASFEPLMTLYLTDNTPAEEIERAHASGLVHGVKLYPAGATTNSASGVTDLAHCDAAIAAMARLGMPLLVHGEVTDADIDIFDREAVFIERVMKPLLERHPTLKVVFEHITTAEAAAFVSGAPVNVAATITVHHLLFNRNHMLVGGIRPHYYCLPILKRERHRQALLEAATSGSPRFFLGTDSAPHAQGDKESACGCAGVYSAPAALELYATAFEQAGALDRLEGFASHHGPDFYGLARNAETVTLTRDAWQMPETLPYAGGRTIVPLAAGETLTWKLVD from the coding sequence GTGAATTCGATTACCCTGACCCGCCCGGACGACTGGCACCTTCACCTGCGAGATGACGACGTGCTCTCGGCCGTGGTGGCCGCCACTGCGCGCCAGATGGGCCGTGCGATCATCATGCCCAACCTCAAGCCGCCGGTGACCACCACCGAGCAGGCGCTGGCCTACCGGGAGCGGATCCTGGCGGCCCTGCCCGCCGGGGCGAGCTTCGAGCCGCTGATGACCCTCTACCTGACCGACAACACCCCGGCCGAGGAGATCGAGCGGGCCCACGCCAGCGGCCTGGTGCATGGCGTGAAGCTCTATCCGGCCGGGGCGACCACCAACTCCGCCTCGGGCGTGACCGATCTCGCCCACTGTGACGCGGCCATCGCCGCCATGGCGAGGCTGGGCATGCCGCTGCTGGTGCATGGCGAGGTCACCGATGCCGACATCGACATCTTCGATCGCGAGGCGGTGTTCATCGAGCGGGTCATGAAGCCGCTGCTCGAGCGCCATCCGACCCTCAAGGTGGTGTTCGAGCACATCACCACCGCCGAGGCGGCGGCCTTCGTCTCCGGCGCGCCGGTCAACGTGGCCGCCACCATCACCGTCCACCACCTGCTGTTCAACCGCAACCACATGCTGGTGGGCGGCATTCGTCCGCACTACTACTGCCTGCCGATCCTCAAGCGCGAGCGCCATCGCCAGGCGCTGCTGGAGGCCGCGACCTCGGGCAGCCCCAGGTTCTTCCTGGGCACCGACAGCGCCCCCCACGCCCAGGGTGACAAGGAGAGCGCCTGCGGCTGCGCCGGCGTCTACAGCGCCCCGGCGGCCCTGGAGCTCTATGCCACCGCCTTCGAGCAGGCCGGCGCCCTGGACCGCCTGGAAGGCTTCGCCAGCCATCATGGCCCCGACTTCTACGGCCTGGCGCGCAACGCCGAGACCGTGACTCTGACGCGGGATGCCTGGCAGATGCCCGAGACGCTGCCCTATGCCGGCGGGCGGACCATCGTGCCCCTCGCCGCCGGCGAGACGCTCACCTGGAAGCTCGTCGACTGA
- a CDS encoding alpha/beta hydrolase — protein MPRTAAGGWRGLALGLPLLLAGCATHLTTSDAPAIAPPESRPDVDFRRLAPRPYTPPDWPESLEARVLLPDTPSGALRPAALLVHGGGWQRRGPDDMTDIAERLARRGYVTVNVAYRFAPEYRFPAQLEDLEQAVAWIHERAEAWRIDPACLAGVGYSSGAHLVSLLALTGEPDRLAAVVAGGLPSDLMKFDDGRLVVEFIGGTRAEQPEAYRQASPITHVDADAPPHFLFHGRWDTLVPVDHATDFHAALEAHGVESELYLQHYRGHFTSFLLRDGAIEAGLAFLERQLGDN, from the coding sequence ATGCCTCGCACGGCGGCAGGCGGGTGGCGAGGTCTCGCCCTGGGCCTGCCGCTGCTGCTGGCGGGCTGCGCTACCCACCTCACCACCAGCGACGCGCCCGCCATCGCCCCGCCGGAGTCCCGCCCCGACGTCGACTTCCGGCGCCTCGCGCCTCGCCCCTACACGCCCCCCGACTGGCCCGAGTCTCTCGAGGCGCGAGTACTGCTGCCCGACACGCCGTCCGGGGCGCTGCGCCCCGCCGCCCTGCTGGTGCACGGCGGCGGCTGGCAGCGGCGCGGCCCCGACGACATGACCGACATCGCCGAGCGGCTCGCCCGCCGCGGCTATGTCACGGTCAACGTCGCCTACCGCTTCGCCCCCGAATACCGCTTCCCCGCCCAGCTGGAGGACCTCGAGCAGGCCGTGGCCTGGATCCACGAGCGGGCCGAGGCCTGGCGCATCGATCCCGCATGCCTCGCCGGCGTCGGCTACTCCAGCGGCGCGCACCTGGTCAGCCTGCTGGCCCTGACCGGCGAGCCGGATCGCCTGGCCGCCGTGGTGGCCGGCGGCCTGCCGAGCGATCTCATGAAGTTCGACGACGGGCGCCTGGTGGTCGAATTCATCGGCGGCACCCGCGCCGAGCAGCCAGAGGCCTATCGACAGGCCTCACCGATCACCCACGTCGACGCCGACGCCCCGCCCCACTTCCTCTTCCACGGCCGCTGGGACACCCTGGTGCCGGTGGATCACGCCACCGACTTCCATGCGGCCCTCGAGGCGCACGGCGTGGAGAGCGAGCTCTACCTGCAGCACTACCGCGGCCACTTTACCAGCTTCCTGCTGCGCGACGGCGCCATCGAGGCCGGGCTCGCCTTCCTGGAGCGCCAGCTGGGCGACAACTGA
- the mtnN gene encoding 5'-methylthioadenosine/S-adenosylhomocysteine nucleosidase, with protein sequence MKRIGIIGAMAQEVAQLAAQLEERRTRHHVGCTFHLGRLHGVEVVILQSGIGKVNAAVGTTLLLDVYQPEAIINTGSAGGFGEGLEIGDVVISSEVRHHDVDAVVFGYEHGQVPNMPAAYLPDERLVKVARECVESLGEVNVVEGLIATGDVFMACPELVATTRSRFPTMLAAEMEAAAIAQTCHLYGCPFVVIRALSDIAGGGDNHLSFEEFLEKAADHSTRMVTAMVDRLGQPCPQAEPVEG encoded by the coding sequence ATGAAGCGCATCGGCATCATCGGCGCCATGGCCCAGGAGGTCGCACAGCTCGCCGCCCAGCTCGAGGAGCGCCGCACCCGCCACCACGTCGGCTGCACCTTCCACCTCGGCCGGCTGCACGGCGTAGAGGTGGTGATCCTGCAGTCCGGCATCGGCAAGGTGAACGCCGCCGTCGGCACCACCCTGCTGCTGGACGTCTACCAGCCCGAGGCGATCATCAACACCGGCTCCGCCGGCGGCTTCGGCGAAGGGCTCGAGATCGGCGACGTGGTGATCTCCAGCGAGGTGCGCCACCACGACGTGGACGCCGTGGTGTTCGGCTACGAGCACGGCCAGGTGCCGAACATGCCCGCCGCCTACCTGCCGGACGAGCGGCTCGTCAAGGTGGCTCGGGAGTGCGTCGAGTCGCTGGGCGAAGTCAACGTGGTCGAGGGGCTGATCGCCACCGGGGACGTCTTCATGGCCTGCCCGGAGCTCGTCGCCACCACGCGCTCGCGCTTCCCCACCATGCTGGCCGCCGAGATGGAGGCCGCGGCGATCGCCCAGACCTGCCACCTCTACGGCTGTCCCTTCGTGGTGATTCGCGCCCTCTCCGACATCGCCGGCGGCGGCGACAACCACCTCTCCTTCGAGGAGTTCCTGGAGAAGGCCGCCGACCACTCGACCCGCATGGTCACGGCCATGGTCGACCGTCTGGGCCAGCCCTGCCCCCAGGCCGAGCCGGTCGAGGGCTGA
- the folD gene encoding bifunctional methylenetetrahydrofolate dehydrogenase/methenyltetrahydrofolate cyclohydrolase FolD, producing the protein MTAQLIDGKSIAARVRQQVARQVQARREAGGRIPGLAVVLVGEDPASAVYVRNKHRACEEAGILSFKHQLPADTSQQALEQLVDQLNDDPRIDGILVQLPLPEHLDARPILERILPNKDVDGFHPYNLGRLAQRLPLLRPCTPKGVMTLLQQSELSVRGLDATVVGASNIVGRPMSLELMLAGCTTTVCHRFTQNLEEHVRRADLLVVAVGKPGLVKGEWIKPGAIVIDVGINRQEDGRLIGDIDFEAAAERASWITPVPGGVGPMTVATLLENTLQAADLHDAEG; encoded by the coding sequence ATGACCGCCCAACTGATCGATGGCAAGTCCATTGCCGCCCGAGTCCGCCAGCAGGTCGCCCGCCAGGTCCAGGCGCGCCGCGAGGCCGGCGGGCGCATCCCGGGGCTTGCCGTGGTCCTGGTGGGCGAGGACCCCGCCTCCGCCGTCTACGTGCGCAACAAGCACCGCGCCTGCGAGGAGGCCGGCATCCTCTCGTTCAAGCACCAGCTGCCGGCCGATACCAGCCAGCAGGCCCTCGAGCAGCTGGTCGACCAGCTCAATGACGACCCGCGCATCGACGGCATCCTGGTCCAGCTCCCGCTGCCCGAGCACCTGGACGCCCGCCCGATCCTCGAGCGCATCCTGCCGAACAAGGACGTCGACGGCTTCCATCCCTACAACCTAGGCCGCCTGGCGCAGCGCCTGCCGCTGCTGCGCCCCTGCACGCCCAAGGGCGTGATGACCTTACTCCAGCAGAGCGAGCTCTCGGTGCGCGGACTGGATGCCACCGTGGTCGGCGCCTCCAACATCGTCGGACGCCCCATGTCGCTGGAGCTGATGCTGGCCGGCTGCACCACCACGGTCTGCCACCGCTTCACCCAGAACCTCGAGGAGCACGTGCGCCGCGCCGACCTGTTGGTGGTGGCCGTCGGCAAGCCGGGCCTGGTCAAGGGCGAGTGGATCAAGCCCGGCGCCATCGTCATCGACGTGGGCATCAATCGCCAGGAGGACGGGCGCCTGATCGGCGACATCGACTTCGAGGCCGCCGCCGAGCGCGCCAGCTGGATCACCCCGGTGCCCGGCGGCGTGGGCCCGATGACCGTGGCCACCCTGCTGGAGAACACCCTGCAGGCTGCCGACCTCCACGACGCCGAAGGGTAA